The Cellulosimicrobium cellulans genome contains the following window.
ACGTCGGCCACGTAGTACGTCACGGTGTCGTCGCCCGAGCCGGTGGTCACCCGGGAGACCGTGATGCTCGTGCCGTCGGACCTGTATGTGTCGCCGTCGATGCTCGCGCCGCCGTCCGAGGTGCCGGTCGAGCCGCCGTCCGGTGCGCCCGCGCTGCCGTCCGCCGTCGTGCCCTGCTCCGACGCCCCGTCCGCGTCGGCACCTTGCGACGCCTCGTACGCCGACACGTCGGCGATCTCGACGTGCTCGACGACGAACCGGTCCAGCGCCCACGCCGTCGCGCCTCCCAGCGGGAGCAGCACGGCGAGGGCTCCGACGAGCGCGACGCGCCATCGTCGTCGGCGCCGGGCGGCGGGCGGGTCGTGCGGGGTCGGGTCCTGCGGGGTCGGGGCCGGGGTGCTCGTCGAGGTCGGGGTGCTCATGGTCCGTGTCTACGGAGCGGGTGTGTGCCACGCGGATGGCGTGGCTGTTCGTCGGCTGTGAGCGGCCGCAACCGCCGCCCCGGACGTCCCGTGACGGACCTCTCAGCCCGACGGCTTGCTTCGAGGGATACCCCCAGGGGTATCGTGGAGCCATGATCACCTCGACTCCTGCTTCGACGACCCGTCCGTCGGACACCCACGGCGCACGCCGCGTCGTGATCGTCGGGGGCGTCGCGGGAGGCATGAGCGCCGCAGCGCGCGCCCGCCGCCTCGACGAGCACGCGTCGATCGTCGTGCTCGAGCAGTCCGACCACGTATCGTTCGCGGGCTGCGGCCTGCCGTACCAGGTGTCCGGCGAGATCGCGGACCGCGACGCCCTCCTCCTGCACTCCCCCGCGTCGCTGCGCGCGAGCCTCGACCTCGACGTGCGCACCCGGCACCGCGTCACCGCGATCGACCGCGCCGCGCGCACGGTCACCGTCGCCGCCGCGGACGGGACGTACGAGCTCGGCTACGACGCGCTCCTCCTGGCGCCGGGCGCGACCACCGTGCTCCCGCCGGTCGAGGGGATCGACCACCCGGCCGTGCACACGCTGCGGACGATCACGGACCTCGACGCGCTCGCCGGGCGGCTCGCGGACCTCGAGGCCGACGTCGCCTCCGGGCGCACCGCACCGGTGCGGGCCGTCGTCGTGGGCGCGGGGTTCATCGGCCTGGAGGCGGTGGAGGCGCTCGTCGCGCGCGGGCTCGTGGTCGACGTCGTCGAGCGCGCCGAGCAGGTCCTCCCGCCGCTCGAGCCCGACCTCGCGCCGCTGCTCGCGGACGAGCTGCGCGACCACGGGGTCGGGCTGCACCTCGGGACGTCCGCGACCGCCGTCGTGCCGCGGCCGACCGGCGCCCCCCACGCCGTCACGCTCGAGCTCGAGGACGGCACCGCGCTCGACGCGGACGTCGTGCTCGTGAGCGTGGGCGTCCGGCCCGCGAGCGACCTCGCCGCGGCCGCCGGGCTCGCCCTCGGGGAGCGGGGCGCGATCCGCGTCGACGCCGACCAGCGCACGTCCGACCCGCACGTGTGGGCGGTGGGCGACGCGGTCGAGGTCGTGCACGCCGTGACGGGAGCGACCGGCCCGGTCCCGCTCGCCGGACCGGCCAACCGCCAGGGACGACGTGCCGCCGACTCGATGCTCGGCCGCCGCACCACGCCGCAGGCGCCCGTGCTCGGCACCGCGATCGTGCGCGTGTTCGGCCTCACCGCCGCGGTCACCGGGCCGAGCCACGCGACCCTGACGTCCGCCGGCGTCGCGCACGAGCAGGTGCGCGTCCACGCGGCCCACCACGCGGGCTGGTTCCCCGGGGCGGAGCCCGTGCACGTGACGGCGAGCTTCGCGCCCGACGGTCGCCTGCTCGGCGCCCAGGCCGTGGGCCGCGCCGGGGTCGACAAGCGCATCGACGTGCTCGCGACGGCGCTGCGCGCCGGGTTCACCGCGGACGACCTCGCCGAGCTCGAGCTCGCGTACGCGCCGCCCTACGGCGCCGCCAAGGACGTCGTGAACATGCTCGGGTTCGTCGCGCAGAACGTGCTCGACGGCACCATGCCGCAGTGGCACGCGGCCGAGCTCGACGCGGTCGTCGCGTCCTCGCTCGTGCTCGACGTCCGGTCGCGCGCCGAGCACGCCGGCGGCCACCTGGACGGTGCACTGAACGTCCCGCACACCGAGCTGCGCGAGCGGCTCGACGAGGTGCGCGCCGCAGCGGCCGGTCGACCCGTCGCCGTGCACTGCGCGAGCGGCGTGCGCTCCTACCTCGCCACGCGTGTCCTGCTCGCCGCCGGGCTCGACGCGCGCAACCTCTCCGGCGGCTGGCTCACCCTCACCACCACGCCGCGCGCCGCGCGCGACCTCGAAGGAGTCCCCGCATGATCGACCGCCTCCGCCGCCTCTTCTCCCGCCCCACCGACGACGGCGGCGTCCGCCCGACGGTCGACGCGCCCACCGCGCTGCAGCTCGTCCGCGACGGGGCGA
Protein-coding sequences here:
- a CDS encoding FAD-dependent oxidoreductase, translated to MITSTPASTTRPSDTHGARRVVIVGGVAGGMSAAARARRLDEHASIVVLEQSDHVSFAGCGLPYQVSGEIADRDALLLHSPASLRASLDLDVRTRHRVTAIDRAARTVTVAAADGTYELGYDALLLAPGATTVLPPVEGIDHPAVHTLRTITDLDALAGRLADLEADVASGRTAPVRAVVVGAGFIGLEAVEALVARGLVVDVVERAEQVLPPLEPDLAPLLADELRDHGVGLHLGTSATAVVPRPTGAPHAVTLELEDGTALDADVVLVSVGVRPASDLAAAAGLALGERGAIRVDADQRTSDPHVWAVGDAVEVVHAVTGATGPVPLAGPANRQGRRAADSMLGRRTTPQAPVLGTAIVRVFGLTAAVTGPSHATLTSAGVAHEQVRVHAAHHAGWFPGAEPVHVTASFAPDGRLLGAQAVGRAGVDKRIDVLATALRAGFTADDLAELELAYAPPYGAAKDVVNMLGFVAQNVLDGTMPQWHAAELDAVVASSLVLDVRSRAEHAGGHLDGALNVPHTELRERLDEVRAAAAGRPVAVHCASGVRSYLATRVLLAAGLDARNLSGGWLTLTTTPRAARDLEGVPA